CCGCCCCACCCTCCAGCACCGTCTCCGGCGGCTTTCACCGCCGGATGCGCCGCGCGCTCACCTAGCAAAGCTAGGAATGTTACCTTGCTGTCCCCGACCCAGCTCCGCCCACCGGTTATCCCCCACCGCCCTAGTCGGTGACGCCATAACCGCCGCGCCTGACCGCCCGTAAGCAACCCCCAAACACCAAACCCGAACCCTAACGGCACCGAAGCGCCTCCGGAgccacaccttcttcttccccattgACCTTTCCTTTTTTAAAGCAGTAGTTTGTTCATTATGTGGGTAGGATTTCACAAATTGGGAGGCTCTCGCGGTAAGCACTGATGGACTGCCAGTTAATTATTTCCAAATATTGGGAGTGATTTTCTTTTTCACCTTTAGTGATAACACATCACTATCGATTCCTAGTGAAACCGGTAGTGATGTGTTAATATGAgctagttctctagtagtgacaCGTGGTGAGCTTTTGTTTCATTGTTCATAGATCGAATCACCATAATGACAGACACAAATGGGCATACAAACAGATCATGCTGACGCACGCACGCGAGCCATCAGCTCTTTATTCAATACCATGCTGGCAATGGCATGTTGGACTTTCTACTTGGTGAACTCGATCGCATAAAAGTTCAAGAATATGTAGGTTGTCCGGACCGCACCAGTGAAGCCAGACTCCCTAGCAAGCTTGGTGAACTCCCTTTCCGTCCTCTCCTTTCCCTTGAACAGGACAAACATACACATATCCAAGGTGAACGCATCCCTTGCAGCTGGAGATTTCGCGTCTGGAGTTTCAGGAAGGAGGCCGTCTATAACGATCACCTTCCCGCCTTCCGGGAGTGCTTTGTAGCAGTTCTTCAGGATCTTGAGACATTGTTCATCGGTCTGCATAAGGAGGATCCACTGCACATGCATATATTAATTAGTAATGTTGCTTTTACTTccattttttcttaaaaaagacAATCGCAACATTACAAACATTTGGGGGCCCGATGGGATATACGTTGTTTATTAAGTGCGTCTGTACTTTTCTAGAAAACTATAAGTTAAAATCTGTCAATTATTCACTACAATTATGGGTTATGATTAAACTGTGTTATTAGTTTAGAAAGCTGCAACTTCAGATTCTTGGGCTCTAGGCCAATCAAAAGAGGCAGtagctattttttttgtttagtaTTTACTGCCAAATTAACGACAGAGTTCCTTGGTTTTCttcttagttttttttcctgcttTTATGATTGACAGACCTGCAAAAGAACTGCATCTCCAAAGGGTACGCTCTCATACATATTTCCGGCAACATGTTCCACACCTGTAACGCAAAAACGTTAGGACGGTAACATACCTAGTACTATTTGTAATCAGCAAGTTAACATAAGTGTCAGGCTCAGGCACATACCTGGAAGAGACGGAGCCTGAGATATAACATGAGGAAGATCGAAGTTGATGCCCTTGATATGCTTGTACCGGGAAGTGATCATCTCCAGGGTATTGCCCGTGCCACCGCCAACATCAACAAGCTGCCGAACATCATCGAATCCTCTGAAATACTCGACCATCTTGGTGACCAGTATCACCGAGTGCTCAGCCATGGCGTGGTCGAACATCGTGCCCAGCCGCTGGTTCTTCCCCAAGTAGTCGAAGAAAGGCATCCCTTGGGTCCTTTCGAACGGCGACGACGGGTCACCGGAAACCACCGTGTCGGCTATGTGATGCCAGGGCAACACATGGTCCGGGTCGCCGAGGAACACGGCGAAAGGGCCCAGCGACCCCTTGCCGTCGTTCTTGGTGAGCCACCGGCACAACGGCGCCGGCGTGTACCGACGTCGAACTGCTCCGCCGAGGCCGGTCATCTCAGTGGAACACCTCACCACGTTGAAGCACGCGAGGTAGACAAGGATCCTGTCCACCGAGGCGGTGGCCTCGGCCTTGTCCGCGGCCTTGATTTgctcggcgagctcgccggcggtcAGAGCGGTGGGAGCCGCGCAGAGCGCGTCGAGGAGGCCGAGCTGGATGGCCGCCCTGAGGACCAGGGAGTTGTTGTATGCGAACATGAGTTCTTGCGCCTGCAAGCAGACCTGGTCCTCCTCATCTGGAGCACCATTAGAAATATGAGTTTTCTTGCCAGGGAAAGGGGCAGTGTTTTCCATGGCTCCAACACTTCAGTTAGATGCTGGATCTATGGTACCGATAACTCCGAGTGTTtgcatatatatacacatagaGAGAGCTGAGGTGTCccattgagagagagagaaaggggagagcaACTACTTCAAAAAGAAATCTACGATGCTAATTAGGCCCGAAAAGGAATGGAGGAGACAGCCCCTACCTTTCACGTGGCCATAGTTGACCCATGCTGGTGTATTGTCTAGTGGATGGAAAGGACTTTTACCTGAAAATTAGTTCTGCCTCCAACTAAGTTCTGCCTCCAACTAGACGTCTAAACTTTATGCAGGGCTAAAGTTTTGttttagtccatccaaacagatCCTAAATATCCTACAAGTCCCCCATAATCGCCTTGGGGAGGGGATTAACCAAACAAAGTTTTTGGTAGATTTATTCACGAAGGATTTCCCGTAATGGAAGATGTTGTGATTTGTGCATTCCTCTCATGGAtacttcgtttttttttttgaggataCTGTGGATAGTTCCCATGTTAGAGAAAACATGCAAATGAAATTTATCCATGCAGGAACTTCAAAATTATAATATCTATTAGTGTTACAGCTACCATGCATGTATATTTGCAGACCATCTTTCATAAGGTGACTCACACTAACTAGTGGAACCTAAAAGCCAAAGCTGATAGTTAGATATAGAAAGTTAACTTCGACGAAGCAATTTGAAGATATCTTCTTCTAGCCTATCACATTacatatttttcaaataaaactGCATGAGATAGATATCCTATGTCATAACGTTGTTCTCATATAAGCTGCTTAGTATAATCATTTCCTTGATGATACCTTCCgaactttattttctttgttgttGATGATAAGTCGTTTTAGGTATCTTTGCCATCAGTTCAGGTCATCACTTGTGGTTCTTAATTTCTTCGGGAGTATGAGGTACCAGCATGCATGCTGGGAAACGATGACCTACATAGGGAATCATTGATAGCTTTCTATTTGTTGAGAGTTGTTCATTGCTGTAGTTGCCATCGATTTCGTAGCTCTTTCACTGTCTTTCTGCTTGTGGAGATGTTCGGAGTACCGACAAGTTGTACGGTTTTCATGCCTGATTTCCCGTGTAATGTGTGTGAACCATTAATTTTGCTCTAATACTACAACAATCAGTAATTGAGaaaaaatgatatatatatttACATGTCTCATTAGGTTTGTCATAAATCAAACTTGTGCCACTTTGacaaagtttatagaaaaatccAACAATATCTACAATACCAAAACTTTTCTTTGAATCCACAatggaatatattttgatagtgcATATGTTTGGTAGTATATATAGTTGTTGTTGTATTTTTCCATAAACTTAGTCAAAGTTGGATATGTTTGACTTAAGGCAAAACTAATGTGACACGTAAAAAACCAGAGGGAGAATGTAGATATCATTTGCAGCAGCCTCAGTAAGTCACACGGTTACACAAAATGCAACTGACTTGGGTATGAAAAGTTGGAGAAGTCGTGAGGTCCAAATGTAAGGAACATGGACATATTTCTAGCACATGCATGCGCACGGAATAACACTAGTGACCTTAGCATGGTCCATCTTTGTTCCGATGTCCTTATTAGACGAGGCGTTCTTGTTTTAAGCGAGCACGCTGCTTGAAATCTCCATTTTACGAAGCAGCTCAGCACCTCGATCCTGCACGACTTTCCACGCCTCAGTGACGTGGCGCTCCTCCGTCAGCGTGCTCCCGATGGCGCACCTGAGCATGTAGATGCCACCCACCTTCGCGGAGCTCATGTATGGCCCCGAGCTGGTCACGTTCACCTCCTGCAGGAGCCTCCTGTTGATCTCGTTCGCCGCCTTCTCCCCGCCGAGCTTCTCCGGCGAGCGGAGCCGGAAGCACACCAAGGAAAACTGCCGGGTCACCACCACCTCGAACCGCTCGTCAGAGCTCACCATCCTCTCGAACTCTGCGGCCATCCGGACGTGGGCGCGGACGTGGTCGCGGAGGCCCTCGACGCCGTAGCACCGGAGCACCAGCCAGAGCTTGAGCGCCCGGAACCGGCGCGTCAGCGTCACGGACCAGTCCTTATAGTCCACGACGTCGTGCCCATCTTCGGCGCTGTCTTTGAGGATGTACTCCTGCTCCGTTCCGAGCCCGGCGACGAGCAGCGCCGGCCGTCGCACCCACAGCGCGCAGCAGTCTGTGTTGGCCAGCAGCCACTTGTGGGCATTCATGCTGAACGAGTCCACCGCCTCGGCACCATCCATGACATGGCGGAACTCCGGGCAGACGAGCGCCGACCCGGCGTACGCCGCGTCGATGTGTGTCCAcgccccgtgcgccgccgcaaCGTCGCATAGCTCCCTGACGGGGTCCACGGCGGCCGTCTGGGTGGTGCCGATCGTGGCGCAGAGGAACAGCGGGACCAGCCCGGCGTCCACGTCAGCGTCCATGGCGGTGCGCAGGTCCGCCGGCGAGAGCGCGAACATGTGGTCTCGACACGTGGGGATCTCACGGCAGTTGTCCCGGTGGATACCGGCGATGCGCGCCGCCTTGCGTAGCGCGAAGTGGGTCTGGTCAGAGCAGTAGACGACGAGGTCACCAATCCTCCTGCTGCCGATCTCAGCAAGCTTCCGCTCCcgggcggcgacgagcacgCAGAGGATGGCCTCGCACGAGGTCCCCAGCagcgtcccgccgccgccgccggggaacaGAAGGCTCTCCGGCAGGTGTAGAGCCTTGCCGAGCCAGTCCATGACGACCATCTCGAGCTCCGTGGCGGCCGGGGACGCGGTCCAGGTGAAGGGAACGACGTTgatgccggcggcgagggcctcGCCGAGGGCCCCCGCCGTGCTGCTCGACGCCGGGAAGTGCGCGAAGTGGCGCGGGCTCTGCCAGTGCGTCAGACCAGGGAGGATGTGGTCGCGCACGTCACGCAGTGCCGCGGCGAACCCGTTGTCGGGGCGCCGCGGCGCCTCCGCTGGGAGCTTGTCCCGCAGGAATCCAGGGGTGACGCTGGGGCGCACGGGGTAGCTTCCCATGCCAGCATAGTAGTCGGCGATGAAGTCGATCACCTGGTGCCCGTGACGCCGGAACTCGTCGGTGTCGAGGAGGCTGGCGCTGTGTGCTGGCGGTGCCGCCGTTTCCTTCGTCACGACCCGGATGGCGACGCCGTTTAGAGAGTCGCCATTGTTCATGTGACAGATTTGCGTTGGCGGCGCCATGCGTTTACGTGCGTGTGAGAATAATAGGGAGAATGAAACAAGTAGTAGTGGCTAACTGGTGCGAGCGGCCGGCACTTCTGATGGATGCAACAATTCTGTGATTGCCATTTATAGATGTGGTACACAGGCATGTATCACGTGGAAATGTGGGGTCTGATAGGTCGTCCAAGAATCAGGCTCCTTACCCAGCTTTAGGAAGAAACTGTTCGAGCTCAATACCTCTTTCCTCCACGCACCTCTTGTGTCACTGAAAGCCCGGCCCTGAGTCCCAGGCCCCCAATTCGCTCCATCCCATTCCTACTCTGTCTGCTACACGTAACTAACTAGGCCAGGCGAAACATCGGGCGTGAGCGTGACGAGTCGGCTGCTCGCTGGCGCAGCATCGGCAGACGGCAGTTCACCATTGCCGGCCACTCTCGCGCGCACGGCCGCGGACATCCGATGGCGGCAGTCACAGAACAACACTCGACGGGaggcaccggccggccggccggcacgcaCGGAATAGTTCATCTGATCCTGTTAGTCTCAGTTCTATCACCATCTCCCACGGTCGCATCGACGATTTGATGTGCCACAAATCAAACACAAAACGCACATTTATACCAGTTAAAAACACAAACATCTAGATAACAGTTTATCACACAGTAATTATTTAATTATCCCATCCTTGAGTCCACACAGGCATGCAAGTACTACACTTAACCATCGTGCTATGACAAGTAGTGTATAGCTTACATCTCCAATATTTTTTATCTATATTTTCTTCCCACATATTATAGCTCAATTTATTGTAATTTTCTAACTATATTTTATATGCACTATATGTATTCTCCACGACTGAACCATTATTTTGGCGTTGTTGCCGTCGAATGTGAAGCGGAGAATGATGTAGAGGGAAGGGCACTTTCTCCGGTAGTGTGAAGAAAGCATCAAACATAAAAAGTTCTGTCCCCGTAAGGATGACTCATCAAGGGTGACAGTGAGCAACTAGGAAGGGGACCGTGCTGACAATCTCCATGCCGTTCGTCGTCCAATGACTCATCGCTGCTATTGTCTGTTTTCCGGGCAGATTTGTTTAACTGAAATTTTGGGAACAGATCGACATTATTACTGATGACCCGGCCAAGTTTGGGAAAAGGGATTTTGCCGGAACAAAGGGGCCAGCGAGGAAGGTGGCAGATGCCTGATGGTGTGACATCCCTTGCCCCCCGTTGCGGACGTTTCCTGCACGTGTATGTTCTGGAACCCCATATTAGTATGTTTATATGAATTAGATCAACCGATTTGAGGTGCTTTCCTCCAGGTCGCCTATGCTTTGTTAATTGTTTGATATCACACTAGCAGTCACATTACTGACTACACTGACGTCGTCTTTCCGAGTATCCGGCCGTTGCAGATTATAAGAGCTGATTGGATCCAATATTGCTAAAGGAAAATACATGTATTTCCATTTAATGTTTCTCTTGTACAATGGTTAAAGTTAGTTTTATCTGGTAATTGAAGAATCAAATTAAGTAGAGGTCCCAAAGAGCTTATTGTTATTCAAATGGCATGTATTTCTTTGTCCATTTTTTCATAGATCCATAAATCACACTATTTTTTATTTGCTAACAGCGTGTTTGGTTTGCCAACCAACCCGGTTCGGAACAATTCGATCTTAATTATAAAGCGAGTCAGATCGTTTGGTTTGAGCTATGGCATGAATCGGTATATCGCTGAGCGATTCCGTTCCCTAACAAACAGGTAACACAGTCAACACTTGTTCCAATGGAAACCACCGGCTGGTATAAGTGACGGACTATACCAGCTGATGGTTTCTAGATAATCTAGCTTATTTAGTTGTTTGGTTAAAGGGAATCATGTCATGGTGAATCAAATGAAATCGGGATGAAGCTACTTCTCAAACCAAACAAGCTAGTTTATGTGTTTGGAAGAGGTTTTCTTTAGCTTTGCCATTATACATAGCTGGAAATGGTATTATTGGAAATAAATTCCTACTCCAGTACCGACTGGGATTATCCCTACTCCACTAGGGATTatcttttagtgctatttaactagtattttcatacttaatcttatactaacccaccacttggcacttgaaataacctcATTATTGTATACGTGTTGCTGATAGATCCCTAGTAttcgcaaggaaggaagaagacagactcctactaggaatcctgtaatcctactaggactcataccctataatcctactaggactcctacatTGTAACCAACTGGTAATCCTACCacctggagtatataaaagaCGGCAAGACGCAAAACGTAATATACTCCACCAAacagtactcctactcggcagGACTATaaccaacaccaaacaacacccaagcgcaaggAGATCCACACTAAGGTGGGTCAAGTTCGTCCATGAAttaagctaagtcacttttttaattatttcatataAATTTTTCTGGCTTGTTTTCCACATGATAGGCAACGCGCCAagtacttatttgtgtatgcGTCT
This genomic window from Setaria viridis chromosome 8, Setaria_viridis_v4.0, whole genome shotgun sequence contains:
- the LOC117834741 gene encoding tyrosine decarboxylase; protein product: MAPPTQICHMNNGDSLNGVAIRVVTKETAAPPAHSASLLDTDEFRRHGHQVIDFIADYYAGMGSYPVRPSVTPGFLRDKLPAEAPRRPDNGFAAALRDVRDHILPGLTHWQSPRHFAHFPASSSTAGALGEALAAGINVVPFTWTASPAATELEMVVMDWLGKALHLPESLLFPGGGGGTLLGTSCEAILCVLVAARERKLAEIGSRRIGDLVVYCSDQTHFALRKAARIAGIHRDNCREIPTCRDHMFALSPADLRTAMDADVDAGLVPLFLCATIGTTQTAAVDPVRELCDVAAAHGAWTHIDAAYAGSALVCPEFRHVMDGAEAVDSFSMNAHKWLLANTDCCALWVRRPALLVAGLGTEQEYILKDSAEDGHDVVDYKDWSVTLTRRFRALKLWLVLRCYGVEGLRDHVRAHVRMAAEFERMVSSDERFEVVVTRQFSLVCFRLRSPEKLGGEKAANEINRRLLQEVNVTSSGPYMSSAKVGGIYMLRCAIGSTLTEERHVTEAWKVVQDRGAELLRKMEISSSVLA
- the LOC117833631 gene encoding 3-aminomethylindole N-methyltransferase; protein product: MENTAPFPGKKTHISNGAPDEEDQVCLQAQELMFAYNNSLVLRAAIQLGLLDALCAAPTALTAGELAEQIKAADKAEATASVDRILVYLACFNVVRCSTEMTGLGGAVRRRYTPAPLCRWLTKNDGKGSLGPFAVFLGDPDHVLPWHHIADTVVSGDPSSPFERTQGMPFFDYLGKNQRLGTMFDHAMAEHSVILVTKMVEYFRGFDDVRQLVDVGGGTGNTLEMITSRYKHIKGINFDLPHVISQAPSLPGVEHVAGNMYESVPFGDAVLLQWILLMQTDEQCLKILKNCYKALPEGGKVIVIDGLLPETPDAKSPAARDAFTLDMCMFVLFKGKERTEREFTKLARESGFTGAVRTTYIFLNFYAIEFTK